A window of the Falco rusticolus isolate bFalRus1 chromosome 1, bFalRus1.pri, whole genome shotgun sequence genome harbors these coding sequences:
- the LOC119149547 gene encoding uncharacterized protein LOC119149547 isoform X3 translates to MYSPGEGRDKRAFNVPAINFNQILCCCAAWIPRLLPASPSPLSPMSTSTTCLHMQSLSECTMSFLLGSAASFTVDWFLFRSRGQATGVGNGPDVRCMVEWQRCSRSTCPGCREGAGALLAALRPGIPLLGGGGRGITPAPSRRHRGLPVLRSQCSPICSGASRNQRSALGQGRLGPPWSNLLRSASPLPAPSLRPDAHRRPQRSDTTRHLSS, encoded by the exons ATGTATTCGCCAGGGGAGGGGCGGGATAAAAGGGCTTTTAACGTCCCTGCCATAAACTTTAATCAGATTCTGTGCTGTTGCGCGGCATGGATACCTCGCCTTTTGCCTGCGTCTCCCTCCCCGTTGTCTCCCATGTCTACTTCTACCACG tgTCTTCACATGCAATCTCTCTCTGAATGTACAATGTCTTTCCTGCTCGGTAGTGCTGCGTCCTTCACAGTGGATTGGTTCCTCTTTCGGAGCAGAG gGCAGGCGACCGGCGTGGGAAATGGGCCCGACGTGCGCTGCATGGTGGAATGGCAGCGCTGCTCCAGGTCCACGTGCCCTGGCTGCCgggagggggccggggctcTGCTGGCCGCCCTCCGCCCCGGCATCCCGctccttggggggggggggagaggaatCACCCCCGCACCCTCCCGCCGGCACCGCGGGCTCCCGGTCCTCCGCAGCCAGTGCTCGCCCATCTGCTCGGGCGCCAGTAGGAACCAGCGCAGCGCTCTCGGGCAGGGGAGGCTGGGCCCCCCTTGGTCAAATCTGTTGCGCAGTGCAAGTCCCCTCCCGGCGCCCTCCCTTCGCCCAGACGCACACAGACGGCCACAACGCTCAGACACGACACGGCATTTGTCCTCCTGA
- the LOC119149547 gene encoding uncharacterized protein LOC119149547 isoform X2 has product MQANVVKCLFFIAMTHLSGKRSGMLRWFKAAVAACLCLLGRVFTCNLSLNVQCLSCSVVLRPSQWIGSSFGAEGRRPAWEMGPTCAAWWNGSAAPGPRALAAGRGPGLCWPPSAPASRSLGGGGEESPPHPPAGTAGSRSSAASARPSARAPVGTSAALSGRGGWAPLGQICCAVQVPSRRPPFAQTHTDGHNAQTRHGICPPDLARSSGKRDHKCNRL; this is encoded by the exons ATGCAGGCGAATGTAGTGAAATGCCTGTTTTTCATCGCGATGACACACTTGAGCGGAAAGCGGTCGGGTATGCTGAGGTGGTTCAAAGCAGCGGTCGCAGCGTGCCTTTGTCTTTTGGGGCG tgTCTTCACATGCAATCTCTCTCTGAATGTACAATGTCTTTCCTGCTCGGTAGTGCTGCGTCCTTCACAGTGGATTGGTTCCTCTTTCGGAGCAGAG gGCAGGCGACCGGCGTGGGAAATGGGCCCGACGTGCGCTGCATGGTGGAATGGCAGCGCTGCTCCAGGTCCACGTGCCCTGGCTGCCgggagggggccggggctcTGCTGGCCGCCCTCCGCCCCGGCATCCCGctccttggggggggggggagaggaatCACCCCCGCACCCTCCCGCCGGCACCGCGGGCTCCCGGTCCTCCGCAGCCAGTGCTCGCCCATCTGCTCGGGCGCCAGTAGGAACCAGCGCAGCGCTCTCGGGCAGGGGAGGCTGGGCCCCCCTTGGTCAAATCTGTTGCGCAGTGCAAGTCCCCTCCCGGCGCCCTCCCTTCGCCCAGACGCACACAGACGGCCACAACGCTCAGACACGACACGGCATTTGTCCTCCTGATCTGGCGAGATCAAGTGGGAAGCGGGATCACAAATGTAATCGgctgtaa
- the LOC119149547 gene encoding uncharacterized protein LOC119149547 isoform X1, with the protein MQANVVKCLFFIAMTHLSGKRSGMLRWFKAAVAACLCLLGRISEKTRLGAGSVFTAAVPDGGGGLGSSASSQRFNVFTCNLSLNVQCLSCSVVLRPSQWIGSSFGAEGRRPAWEMGPTCAAWWNGSAAPGPRALAAGRGPGLCWPPSAPASRSLGGGGEESPPHPPAGTAGSRSSAASARPSARAPVGTSAALSGRGGWAPLGQICCAVQVPSRRPPFAQTHTDGHNAQTRHGICPPDLARSSGKRDHKCNRL; encoded by the exons ATGCAGGCGAATGTAGTGAAATGCCTGTTTTTCATCGCGATGACACACTTGAGCGGAAAGCGGTCGGGTATGCTGAGGTGGTTCAAAGCAGCGGTCGCAGCGTGCCTTTGTCTTTTGGGGCG CATCAGCGAGAAAACCCGGCTCGGCGCAGGCTCAGTGTTCACCGCCGCAGTCCCGGACGGAGGAGGGGGGCTCGGGAGCTCAGCGTCTTCGCAGCGGTTTAA tgTCTTCACATGCAATCTCTCTCTGAATGTACAATGTCTTTCCTGCTCGGTAGTGCTGCGTCCTTCACAGTGGATTGGTTCCTCTTTCGGAGCAGAG gGCAGGCGACCGGCGTGGGAAATGGGCCCGACGTGCGCTGCATGGTGGAATGGCAGCGCTGCTCCAGGTCCACGTGCCCTGGCTGCCgggagggggccggggctcTGCTGGCCGCCCTCCGCCCCGGCATCCCGctccttggggggggggggagaggaatCACCCCCGCACCCTCCCGCCGGCACCGCGGGCTCCCGGTCCTCCGCAGCCAGTGCTCGCCCATCTGCTCGGGCGCCAGTAGGAACCAGCGCAGCGCTCTCGGGCAGGGGAGGCTGGGCCCCCCTTGGTCAAATCTGTTGCGCAGTGCAAGTCCCCTCCCGGCGCCCTCCCTTCGCCCAGACGCACACAGACGGCCACAACGCTCAGACACGACACGGCATTTGTCCTCCTGATCTGGCGAGATCAAGTGGGAAGCGGGATCACAAATGTAATCGgctgtaa